The following are from one region of the Hippocampus zosterae strain Florida chromosome 9, ASM2543408v3, whole genome shotgun sequence genome:
- the rps23 gene encoding 40S ribosomal protein S23, translating to MGKCRGLRTARKLRNHRREQKWHDKQYKKAHLGTALKANPFGGASHAKGIVLEKVGVEAKQPNSAIRKCVRVQLIKNGKKITAFVPNDGCLNFIEENDEVLVAGFGRKGHAVGDIPGVRFKVVKVANVSLLALYKGKKERPRS from the exons ATGG GAAAGTGTCGCGGTTTGCGCACAGCCAGGAAGCTCCGTAATCACCGCCGTGAGCAGAAATGGCATGACAAGCAGTACAAGAAGGCCCACCTGGGCACCGCCCTCAAAGCCAACCCCTTCGGTGGGGCTTCTCACGCCAAAGGCATCGTGCTGGAAAAAGt CGGTGTGGAGGCTAAGCAGCCCAACTCGGCTATCAGGAAGTGCGTGAGGGTGCAACTCATCAAGAACGGCAAGAAGATCACCGCCTTTGTCCCCAATGATGGCTGCCTCAACTTCATCGAG GAAAACGACGAAGTCTTGGTGGCAGGTTTCGGTCGTAAGGGGCACGCCGTGGGAGACATCCCCGGAGTTCGCTTCAAGGTGGTCAAAGTGGCCAACGTGTCTCTGCTGGCGCTCTACAAAGGCAAGAAGGAGAGACCTAGGTCATAA